The proteins below come from a single Tachysurus fulvidraco isolate hzauxx_2018 chromosome 26, HZAU_PFXX_2.0, whole genome shotgun sequence genomic window:
- the LOC125140312 gene encoding uncharacterized protein LOC125140312 has product MVVRNKGRFLSSELYLETESKIEKIILCIKEKKIAKEEREVEVKLEEELQKSLKKIEGMIQEHEKDITQLNNQVADLEGKIKEEMDEVKKEKLKGELDGEMQKRTKIDNVINILNEKVEWERRELKGILRQKVEDIRKAYEGEAGMEEERRLVKIMIPEIQRYILTSKSKMEEYFRGQMEEKYRELELLKKTLTQLREEKNEPVLGKEAHNESGETAFKNKWRKHGGSL; this is encoded by the coding sequence ATGGTGGTCAGAAATAAAGGAAGATTCCTCAGCAGTGAGCTCTACCTGGAAACAGAGTCTAAGattgaaaaaataattttgtgtattaaagaaaagaagataGCCAAAGAAGAACGAGAAGTGGAAGTGAAACTAGAGGAGGAGCtccagaaatctctgaaaaagatAGAAGGAATGATCCAAGAGCATGAAAAAGATATTACACAGCTGAACAATCAAGTAGCTGATCTGGAAGGAAAAATTAAAGAGGAAATGGatgaagtgaaaaaagaaaaactgaaaggGGAACTAGATGGAGAGATGCAAAAGAGGACAAAGATTGACAATGTAATTAATATACTAAATGAAAAAGTAGAGTGGGAGAGGAGAGAGTTGAAGGGGATACTCAGACAAAAGGTGGAAGATATAAGGAAGGCCTATGAAGGAGAGGCTGGAatggaggaagagagaagacTTGTGAAAATCATGATTCCTGAAATCCAGAGATATATTTTGACCTCCAAATCAAAGATGGAGGAATATTTCAGAGGACAGATGGAAGAGAAGTATAGAGAGCTGGAGTTACTGAAAAAGACACTGACCCAGCTTAGAGAAGAGAAAAACGAACCCGTTTTGGGAAAAGAGGCTCATAATGAGTCTGGAGAAACCGCCTTCAAAAACAAGTGGAGGAAACATGGTGGGAGTTTATGA